Proteins co-encoded in one Planifilum fulgidum genomic window:
- a CDS encoding class I SAM-dependent methyltransferase → MSEVSAYSLPEYYDWISTGLDGDIAYYVGLAEKSGGPVLELGCGTGRCSLAIARAGIEVTGLDLSPAMLDRARKKADEMGLSDRIRWVEGDMSRFDLGERFPLIIIPYRSFLHLMTVKEQLAALAAVRRHLEEDGLFAFNVFVPKVSDLVEQDRRMTYRGSFPVPGCDHSVDVYDWTEFDHFLQRARVVRHLERFDGEGRSLERRRTVFWFRYIYPAELFHLLRLAGFQVVRRYGDFRGRPFDRQSSELIVEAKKI, encoded by the coding sequence TTGAGCGAAGTCAGCGCCTATTCCCTTCCGGAGTATTACGATTGGATCTCCACCGGCCTGGACGGGGACATCGCCTATTATGTGGGCCTGGCCGAAAAGAGCGGGGGGCCGGTGTTGGAGCTGGGGTGCGGCACGGGCCGATGCAGTTTGGCCATCGCCCGGGCCGGCATCGAAGTGACGGGTCTGGACCTCTCCCCGGCGATGCTGGATCGGGCCCGGAAAAAAGCCGATGAGATGGGCCTTTCCGACCGGATTCGCTGGGTGGAGGGAGATATGAGCCGCTTTGATCTGGGAGAGCGTTTCCCTCTGATCATCATCCCCTATCGCTCCTTTCTTCATCTGATGACGGTGAAGGAGCAACTGGCCGCCTTGGCGGCGGTTCGCCGGCACCTGGAGGAGGACGGGCTGTTCGCCTTCAACGTCTTCGTCCCGAAGGTGTCCGATTTGGTCGAACAGGACCGCCGCATGACGTACCGGGGCTCCTTTCCGGTGCCCGGATGCGACCATTCCGTGGACGTATATGACTGGACGGAATTTGATCACTTTCTCCAAAGGGCCCGCGTCGTTCGCCACCTGGAGCGTTTTGACGGAGAAGGCCGCTCCCTGGAGCGGCGGCGGACCGTCTTCTGGTTCCGGTACATCTATCCGGCGGAGCTTTTTCATCTCCTGCGGTTGGCCGGATTTCAGGTGGTAAGGCGTTACGGCGATTTCAGGGGTCGTCCCTTCGATCGCCAAAGCAGCGAATTGATTGTGGAGGCCAAGAAGATCTAA